From one Mobula birostris isolate sMobBir1 chromosome 20, sMobBir1.hap1, whole genome shotgun sequence genomic stretch:
- the LOC140185473 gene encoding probable G-protein coupled receptor 139, whose product MTKSLKILEGCVDVKVFIHHHRHFLGDPLGRVPRTQTALRIYNLEENGNMNLVAIVILSRGKCGLSTCTTRYLVAMAAADLLTIVTQVILYRINVYYFPWSFLSITPVCSVIEVLTFTATDCSVWFTVTFTFDRFVAICCQKVKTKYCTGKTAAVVLTTTGAMCFLKHVPRYFTLEPRVIIGDVLWFCVMKDNYFTDPGWVGYDWFDTVLTPFLPFAGILLLNALTVRHILVASRVRKGLKGQSKGENRSDPEMESRRRSVVLLFSLSGSFILLWMTYVVNFIYYQVSGKGFDFNDSERIFQLVGFLLRDFSCCINTFIYAVTQSKFREQVISAVKYPVSSVLQLINKAAS is encoded by the exons ATGACTAAGTCACTGAAGATATTAGAGGGTTGCGTGGACGTGAAAGTGTTTATTCATCACCACAGACATTTtcttggagaccctctcggtagaGTCCCCCGAACACAAACTGCATTGCGAATTTATAATCTTGAGGAGAATggtaaca tgaatttagtggcgattgtgatcctgtcccggggaaagtgcggcctctctacctgcaccactcgctacctggtggccatggcagcggccgatctactGACCATTGTCACCCAGGTCATTTTGTATCGAATTAATGTGTATTACTTCCCGTGGAGTTTTCTGAGCATCACCCCTGTGTGCAGTGTTATCGAAGTCCTGACGTtcacagccacagactgttctgtctggttcaccgtcacttttacctttgatcggtttgtcgccatttgctgccaaaaggtgaaaacaaaatattgcaccgggaaaactgcggctgtggttctgacaacaaccggcgcAATGTGCTTTCTGAAACACGTCCCCCGGTACTTCACACTCGAACCCAGAGTGATCATCGGCGACGTACTGTGGTTCTGTGTGATGAAAGACAATTACTTCACCGACcccgggtgggtgggatatgactggttcgatacggttttaactccgttcctgcctttcgctgggatcctgctgctcaacgctctgacagtcaggcacattttagtggccagtcgggtccgtaaggggctgaagggtcagagcaagggggagaaccgcagtgacccggagatggagagcaggaggaggtctgtggttttactcttcagcctctccggcagcttcatcctcctgtggatgacaTACGTTGTAAATTTCATTTATTATCAGGTCTCAGGAAAAGGATTcgatttcaatgattctgaacGGATCTTTCAGCTCGTCGGGTTTTTGCTGAGGGATTTCAGCTGTTGCATCaacacatttatttacgcggtgactcagTCAAAATTTAGGGAGCAGGTGATCAGCGCGGTGAAATATCCGGTCTCCTCGGTGCTTCAGTTGATTAATAAAGCCGCGTCCTGA